A genomic segment from Chanos chanos chromosome 2, fChaCha1.1, whole genome shotgun sequence encodes:
- the LOC115804298 gene encoding melatonin receptor type 1B-like, whose protein sequence is MGSESNITYVNCLSHGANNSDHVAQRSSVAVTAALASVLIFTIIVDILGNVLVILSVFRNKKLRNAGNIFVVSLSVADLVVAVYPYPLVLTAIFRNEWTMGDFHCQVSGFIMGLSVIGSIFNITAIAINRYCYICHSLHYDRFYSLKNTCCYLGLTWLLTAIATVPNFFVGSLQYDPRIFSCTFAQTVSSYYTISVVVIHFLIPLLVVSFCYMRIWVLVIQVKHRVKPEFKVKVKPSDLRNFLTMFMVFVLFAVCWAPLNFIGLAVAINPVKVAPKIPEWLFVTSYFMAYFNSCLNAIIYGLLNQNFRKEYKTILLSLCTPRNFLMDTSKYGTDGPKSKPSPAITNNNLAEIHL, encoded by the exons ATGGGTTCTGAGAGTAACATTACCTATGTAAATTGTTTGTCCCACGGTGCGAACAATAGCGATCATGTAGCGCAGCGGTCATCGGTTGCTGTTACGGCTGCGCTGGCCAGCGTGCTGATTTTCACCATCATCGTCGACATTCTCGGGAACGTTCttgtcattctgtctgtgttcaggAATAAAAAGCTGAGGAATGCAG GTAACATCTTCGTGGTTAGTCTCTCCGTGGCGGACCTGGTGGTTGCTGTGTACCCTTACCCCTTGGTTCTTACTGCGATTTTCCGTAACGAATGGACCATGGGTGATTTCCACTGTCAGGTCAGTGGCTTCATCATGGGTCTGAGTGTCATTGGCTCCATCTTCAACATCACAGCCATCGCCATCAACCGTTACTGCTACATCTGTCACAGTCTACACTATGACCGCTTCTACAGCTTGAAGAACACTTGCTGTTACCTTGGTCTCACCTGGCTGCTCACTGCCATAGCAACAGTACCAAATTTTTTTGTGGGCTCCCTCCAGTACGACCCCCGGATTTTCTCCTGCACTTTTGCTCAGACTGTCAGCTCTTATTATACCATTTCAGTGGTGGTGATCCATTTTCTCATCCCACTCCTTGTGGTCTCTTTCTGTTACATGAGAATTTGGGTTCTGGTAATCCAGGTGAAGCATCGAGTGAAACCAGAATTCAAGGTCAAAGTGAAGCCCAGTGACCTGCGGAATTTTCTGACTATGTTTATGGTGTTTGTCCTGTTTGCTGTGTGCTGGGCACCACTGAACTTCATTGGTCTGGCTGTAGCTATCAATCCTGTGAAAGTTGCTCCAAAAATCCCTGAGTGGCTTTTTGTCACAAGCTATTTCATGGCATATTTCAACAGCTGCCTCAATGCCATAATCTATGGACTCCTCAACCAAAATTTTCGTAAGGAATACAAAACAATCCTCTTATCCCTGTGCACCCCCCGAAACTTTCTCATGGATACCTCCAAATATGGAACAGATGGTCCGAAAAGTAAGCCATCGCCTGCCATAACAAATAACAACCTGGCAGAGATTCACCTGTAA
- the LOC115804299 gene encoding vacuolar ATPase assembly integral membrane protein vma21-like, translating to MEEFVKTSLDPTSGTASDFRGNEGSLVSALKTLLFFTILMVTVPIGLYFVSKAYIFEASLQMSNTDSYFYAAIVAVLAVHVVLALFVYVAWNEGSPRKSKGKHD from the exons ATGGAGGAATTTGTCAAGACGTCGCTGGACCCAACGTCTGGAACAGCGTCAGATTTCAGAGG GAATGAGGGGTCATTGGTATCTGCCCTCAAGACCCTGCTGTTTTTTACAATTCTCATGGTGACTGTACCAATAGGATTATATTTCGTATCAAAGGCGTACATCTTTGAAG CTTCACTCCAGATGTCCAACACAGACAGCTACTTCTATGCTGCCATTGTAGCAGTCCTTGCAGTACATGTGGTGTTGGCCCTCTTTGTGTATGTGGCGTGGAATGAAGGCTCTCCACGGAAGAGCAAAGGCAAGCATGACTAG